One genomic segment of Desulfofundulus luciae includes these proteins:
- a CDS encoding ATP-binding protein → MKACPVCEDRGVVIKNNVAVPCPCNKQRALVNRFKEAGLPEGLRNHTFDKFNFKYYSRLRVDPERKITYYESARRTFQAAQDFVRNFKNDRHIDGLLITGPVGSGKTFLAACIANALLETEVLLLFVVVPDLLDRLRSTYDQNRQGADYSEKDLLDAAREVPLLFLDDLGAHNYTEWTKNKLYSILNYRVNHRLPVIITTNISLEDLGEYLGERTTSRICQMCWPYRLPVEDDIRMVQRRERLREG, encoded by the coding sequence GTGAAGGCCTGTCCTGTATGTGAGGATCGGGGTGTGGTGATCAAAAACAACGTGGCCGTTCCCTGCCCGTGTAACAAGCAGAGGGCCCTGGTTAACCGTTTTAAAGAAGCAGGGTTACCGGAAGGTTTACGTAACCACACCTTTGACAAATTTAACTTTAAGTATTATTCGCGATTGCGGGTAGATCCGGAACGCAAAATCACTTATTACGAATCGGCCCGGCGCACCTTTCAGGCGGCGCAAGACTTCGTTCGTAATTTTAAGAACGACCGGCATATCGATGGTCTGTTGATTACCGGCCCCGTGGGCAGTGGAAAAACATTCCTGGCCGCCTGCATAGCCAACGCCCTGTTGGAAACCGAAGTGCTGTTATTGTTTGTGGTTGTACCGGACTTGCTAGATCGCCTGCGTTCAACTTATGACCAGAACCGCCAGGGTGCAGATTATTCGGAAAAGGATCTCCTGGATGCGGCAAGGGAAGTGCCCCTTTTGTTTTTAGACGATCTGGGAGCCCATAATTATACCGAATGGACCAAAAATAAACTTTATTCGATCTTAAATTACCGCGTCAACCATCGTCTCCCCGTAATCATTACCACCAACATCAGCCTGGAAGATTTAGGCGAGTATTTGGGAGAAAGAACCACTTCCCGCATTTGCCAGATGTGCTGGCCTTACCGGTTACCGGTTGAAGATGACATTCGCATGGTCCAGCGCAGGGAAAGGCTCCGGGAAGGTTAA
- a CDS encoding DnaD domain-containing protein, which translates to MMNGRTVKRYREGNITAAFGADLLLQGTTAIPNLLLRLYRHLDINDEEMILLIQLLRLQVEEKNLFPSASTLAACTAQDVTRVQQNLNRLIEKEVLAVTQYYDESKDQILSGYDFEPLLEKLSEIWASIRVKEIERTRSLLEKRPLETKAQEFALLIRAFEQEFGRPVSPMEVEQIRQWTEELDPTLVLEALRRAVLMGKHNFKYIDSIILEWKKNNLRTVEEINAYDAQFKKRRSGKQPPSKVDERKKALLKTLYLS; encoded by the coding sequence ATGATGAATGGCAGAACGGTGAAAAGATACAGGGAGGGAAACATTACCGCTGCCTTTGGTGCCGACCTGTTGCTCCAGGGCACTACCGCCATCCCGAATCTTTTACTCCGGTTGTACCGTCACCTTGATATAAACGACGAAGAAATGATTCTTCTCATTCAGCTTCTCCGGTTGCAGGTAGAGGAAAAGAACCTGTTTCCTTCCGCCTCCACCCTGGCGGCATGCACGGCCCAGGATGTAACCCGGGTGCAACAAAACCTGAACAGGTTAATAGAAAAGGAAGTGCTGGCCGTAACGCAGTATTATGACGAAAGTAAAGATCAGATCCTCAGTGGATATGACTTTGAACCGCTGTTAGAAAAGCTCTCGGAGATCTGGGCCAGCATCAGGGTCAAGGAAATTGAACGTACCCGCAGCCTGCTGGAAAAAAGGCCTTTAGAGACAAAGGCGCAAGAATTTGCCCTGCTCATCCGGGCCTTTGAACAGGAATTCGGTCGGCCTGTTTCCCCCATGGAGGTCGAACAGATCCGCCAGTGGACCGAGGAACTGGATCCCACGCTGGTCTTGGAAGCTTTACGCCGGGCCGTCCTGATGGGCAAGCATAATTTCAAGTATATTGATAGTATTATTCTGGAATGGAAGAAGAACAACCTGCGTACCGTTGAGGAAATAAACGCCTATGACGCACAATTTAAGAAACGGCGTTCAGGTAAACAGCCCCCCTCAAAGGTGGATGAACGGAAGAAAGCACTTTTGAAAACGCTATACCTCAGTTAA
- a CDS encoding histidinol-phosphatase, with amino-acid sequence MKLLLDYHIHPGYSIDAEDYSILEYCQQALKLGLREICFTPHLEVDPVRRRLDWFVRVKGKLHPMEDLGWLDHYFQDIEEARSQLHNRKLKIKAGLEVGYERGCEKTIEKILNNYPFDYVLGSIHCLEHQSISSWEESRIYFSSHTAEEACGEYFQVLKEAVESNLFDCIGHLDLYRRHGERLLGTTLGNAHKGMVEPILKEMARRNMGLEVNTSSLRRGLTEFHPSREILLQARECGVKIFTVGSDAHRLSDLGAYTDQAVLMLEEMGLAVYTFISRQPCPL; translated from the coding sequence ATGAAACTCCTTCTGGACTACCATATCCACCCCGGCTATTCCATAGACGCCGAAGATTATAGCATCCTGGAGTACTGCCAGCAGGCCCTTAAACTGGGGTTGAGGGAGATTTGTTTCACCCCCCACCTGGAAGTGGACCCGGTACGGCGCCGGTTGGACTGGTTCGTGCGGGTGAAAGGAAAGCTTCACCCCATGGAGGATTTAGGCTGGCTTGATCATTATTTCCAGGACATCGAGGAAGCCCGTAGCCAACTGCATAACCGGAAACTGAAAATAAAAGCTGGTCTAGAAGTTGGCTATGAACGGGGCTGTGAGAAAACCATTGAAAAAATCTTAAATAATTATCCCTTTGATTATGTACTGGGTTCCATCCATTGCCTTGAACACCAATCCATATCATCCTGGGAGGAAAGCCGGATCTACTTCTCCTCCCATACTGCGGAAGAGGCGTGCGGTGAATATTTTCAAGTCTTAAAGGAAGCCGTGGAAAGCAACCTCTTTGACTGTATCGGTCACCTGGATCTTTATCGACGCCACGGAGAACGCCTCCTGGGTACAACCCTGGGAAATGCCCATAAAGGAATGGTCGAACCGATTCTTAAGGAAATGGCACGGCGAAATATGGGTCTGGAAGTAAATACCTCCAGCCTGCGGCGGGGACTGACCGAATTTCATCCCAGCCGGGAAATCCTCTTACAGGCCCGGGAATGTGGCGTTAAAATATTCACCGTGGGCTCCGATGCCCACCGGCTTTCTGATCTGGGAGCGTATACAGACCAGGCGGTATTAATGTTAGAAGAAATGGGGCTCGCGGTGTATACATTTATTTCTCGTCAACCTTGCCCCCTCTAA
- a CDS encoding cysteine hydrolase family protein: MSRNVLIVIDMLKDFIDTDGALNCGEKGRGIVPFVAEKVKEFMAQKEPVIFVMDAHDPEDPEFSRFPVHCVYGTPGAGLIDELASMVEEYPFAIKVPKTRFSGFFRTNLNKILEDLNPAVVHVVGVCTNICVLYTVEELRNRDYRTVVYTKGVASFDEEAHRWALKQMETVLGAEII; encoded by the coding sequence ATGTCCCGCAACGTTTTAATAGTCATAGACATGCTCAAGGATTTCATCGACACAGACGGCGCCCTGAACTGTGGCGAAAAAGGCAGGGGGATTGTACCCTTTGTAGCGGAAAAGGTAAAAGAATTTATGGCCCAAAAGGAGCCGGTAATCTTTGTCATGGATGCCCATGACCCCGAAGATCCGGAATTCTCCCGTTTCCCCGTCCACTGCGTTTACGGCACCCCGGGAGCAGGGCTCATCGATGAGCTTGCTTCAATGGTGGAGGAATACCCCTTTGCCATCAAGGTGCCTAAAACCCGTTTCAGCGGCTTTTTCCGTACTAATTTAAACAAAATCCTGGAAGATCTCAATCCGGCTGTAGTCCACGTCGTGGGGGTTTGTACCAATATCTGCGTCCTGTATACGGTGGAAGAACTGCGCAACCGGGATTACCGGACAGTGGTATATACCAAAGGGGTGGCCAGCTTCGATGAGGAAGCTCACCGGTGGGCGCTAAAACAAATGGAAACGGTTCTGGGAGCGGAGATCATTTAA
- a CDS encoding YbjQ family protein: MILTTTPNVEGKKILAYLGIVTGEAIMGANIVRDLFAAITDIVGGRSGAYEAKLSQARQIALEEMATQARRLGANAVVGIDLDYEVIREGMLMVTASGTAVQVA; encoded by the coding sequence ATGATTTTAACAACCACTCCAAACGTGGAAGGGAAAAAAATTTTAGCTTACCTGGGCATCGTAACTGGAGAGGCAATCATGGGTGCCAACATAGTGCGGGATTTGTTTGCTGCCATTACCGATATTGTGGGCGGGCGTTCCGGCGCTTATGAGGCCAAACTCTCCCAGGCCCGCCAGATTGCCCTGGAGGAAATGGCCACCCAGGCCCGCCGTTTAGGGGCCAACGCGGTGGTCGGTATTGACCTCGATTATGAAGTAATCCGGGAAGGCATGCTCATGGTCACCGCCAGTGGCACAGCCGTCCAAGTTGCTTAA
- the gap gene encoding type I glyceraldehyde-3-phosphate dehydrogenase gives MTVRLGINGFGRIGRNVFRAALNHPELEVVAVNDLTDAGTLAHLLKYDSVHGICRGEVEAVGDSFMVNGKKVKVLAEKDPGKLPWGELGVDIVVESTGRFTAREDAAKHLEGGAKKVLISAPAKNEDITIVMGVNEDKYDPAQHHVISCASCTTNCLAPVVKVLHKRFGIVRGLMTTVHSYTNDQQILDLPHKDLRRARAAALSIIPTTTGAAKAVALVLPELKGKLNGMAMRVPTPNVSVVDLVAELARPASKEEINAVLKEAAQGELKGIMDYCEVPLVSRDFNGNPHSSIVDALSTMVIDGVLVKVVAWYDNEWGYSNRVVDIALYLSRQGL, from the coding sequence GTGACGGTAAGATTGGGTATTAACGGTTTTGGGCGTATCGGGCGTAATGTTTTCCGGGCTGCTCTGAACCATCCGGAGCTGGAAGTCGTAGCGGTTAATGACCTTACCGACGCCGGTACACTGGCCCATTTGCTTAAATACGATTCCGTGCATGGGATCTGCCGGGGCGAGGTAGAAGCAGTTGGCGACAGTTTTATGGTTAATGGTAAGAAAGTAAAAGTGCTGGCGGAGAAGGATCCCGGTAAACTGCCCTGGGGAGAACTGGGGGTGGATATTGTGGTGGAATCCACCGGTCGTTTTACCGCCCGGGAAGATGCCGCCAAACACCTGGAAGGTGGAGCGAAAAAGGTGTTGATCAGCGCTCCCGCCAAAAATGAAGATATTACCATTGTCATGGGTGTAAACGAGGATAAATATGATCCCGCCCAGCATCATGTGATTTCTTGTGCTTCCTGCACCACCAACTGCCTGGCTCCCGTAGTCAAGGTACTGCACAAGCGGTTTGGTATTGTCCGCGGTTTGATGACCACCGTTCATTCCTATACCAACGACCAGCAGATCCTGGATTTGCCCCATAAGGACCTGCGTCGTGCCCGGGCAGCGGCCCTGTCCATCATTCCTACCACCACTGGTGCCGCCAAAGCAGTAGCGCTGGTTTTACCCGAATTGAAGGGCAAGCTTAACGGCATGGCCATGCGTGTGCCAACGCCCAACGTTTCCGTGGTGGATCTGGTGGCCGAGCTGGCCCGGCCTGCGAGCAAGGAAGAAATCAATGCCGTCTTAAAGGAAGCAGCCCAGGGCGAACTTAAAGGAATCATGGACTATTGCGAAGTGCCCCTGGTTTCCCGGGATTTCAATGGCAACCCCCATTCGTCAATTGTGGACGCCCTCTCTACCATGGTCATTGATGGTGTTCTGGTTAAAGTGGTGGCCTGGTATGATAACGAGTGGGGCTATTCCAACCGGGTGGTTGATATTGCTCTCTATTTATCCCGGCAGGGTTTGTAA
- a CDS encoding methylenetetrahydrofolate reductase, producing MKTESKLQKLLDSGHFAVTAEIGPPKHASAHGIRHHAHMLKDYVDATNITDCQTAIVRLSSIASAVHILDCGLEPIVQMTCRDRNRIAIQSDLLGAYSLGVRNLLCLSGDHQKFGNEPSAKNVYDIDSIQLIYLMRRMRDEKLFFSGEPIKEHEPRFFIGAVANPFADPFEFRVARLEKKVEAGAEFIQTQCIFDMERFERFMEMVRERGIHERVHILAGVTPLKSWRAAKYLQTSVSGMIVPDDIVERLKKAEDPKREGIEICIEQIKHIRNIPGVHGVHIMAIAWEEVVPEIVERSGLFPRPKVE from the coding sequence GTGAAAACAGAAAGCAAACTGCAGAAGCTCCTTGACAGCGGCCACTTTGCGGTGACTGCGGAAATCGGGCCGCCCAAGCATGCCTCCGCCCATGGTATCCGCCACCATGCCCACATGTTGAAGGACTACGTGGATGCAACCAATATTACCGATTGCCAGACGGCTATCGTACGGCTCTCCAGCATTGCTTCTGCCGTGCATATCCTTGATTGCGGCCTGGAACCAATTGTGCAAATGACCTGCCGGGACAGAAACCGCATTGCCATCCAAAGCGATCTGCTAGGTGCCTACAGCCTGGGGGTCCGGAACCTGCTCTGCCTGTCGGGCGACCATCAGAAGTTTGGTAACGAGCCCTCGGCTAAAAACGTCTACGATATTGACTCCATACAACTAATCTATTTGATGCGCCGCATGCGGGATGAAAAGCTGTTCTTCTCCGGCGAACCCATCAAAGAACATGAACCCCGCTTCTTCATAGGAGCGGTGGCCAACCCCTTTGCGGATCCCTTTGAGTTCCGGGTGGCCCGGCTGGAGAAAAAAGTGGAGGCCGGGGCGGAATTTATCCAGACCCAATGTATTTTTGATATGGAGCGTTTTGAGCGCTTCATGGAAATGGTCCGGGAGAGGGGCATTCACGAACGGGTACACATCCTTGCCGGGGTCACCCCACTGAAAAGCTGGCGGGCAGCAAAATACCTGCAAACCAGCGTCTCGGGTATGATTGTACCCGATGATATCGTGGAAAGGCTGAAAAAAGCGGAGGATCCCAAGCGAGAAGGAATTGAGATCTGCATCGAGCAAATCAAGCATATTCGCAACATTCCCGGCGTACACGGCGTACACATCATGGCCATTGCCTGGGAAGAAGTGGTGCCGGAAATCGTGGAACGGTCCGGTCTTTTTCCGCGGCCCAAAGTGGAATAA
- a CDS encoding methylenetetrahydrofolate reductase C-terminal domain-containing protein, whose translation MIIAQQKPIKDIAAMIADCKKVLLVGCAGCVTVCLSGGEKETEVLASSLRIMRRLQGNPLETVTYTATRQCDPEYIEALENLVKNVDAVVSLACGVGVQYIAERFHDKWVVPAQNTMFVGGSTAHGVWEERCGLCGDCILHRTGGICPIIRCSKSILNGPCGGSQYGKCEISKDVDCAWQLIYDRMKALGKLDKLLEIQPPKDWSKSRDGGPRKAIREDVMIG comes from the coding sequence ATGATCATAGCACAACAAAAGCCAATTAAAGATATTGCCGCAATGATTGCTGACTGCAAAAAGGTCCTCCTGGTTGGCTGTGCCGGTTGTGTTACCGTCTGCCTGTCGGGAGGCGAGAAAGAAACCGAAGTTTTAGCTTCATCCCTGCGCATCATGCGCCGGTTACAGGGCAACCCCCTGGAAACAGTTACCTATACCGCCACCAGGCAGTGCGACCCGGAATACATTGAGGCCCTGGAGAATCTGGTTAAAAACGTCGATGCCGTAGTTTCCCTTGCCTGTGGAGTGGGCGTACAGTACATCGCCGAGCGGTTTCATGACAAGTGGGTGGTACCTGCCCAGAACACCATGTTTGTGGGTGGTTCCACGGCCCACGGCGTGTGGGAAGAGAGATGCGGTCTTTGCGGCGACTGCATCCTCCACCGCACCGGCGGTATCTGCCCCATTATCCGCTGCTCCAAGAGCATTTTAAACGGTCCCTGTGGCGGTTCCCAGTACGGCAAGTGCGAGATCAGCAAGGATGTGGACTGTGCCTGGCAACTGATCTACGACCGCATGAAAGCTCTGGGCAAGCTGGATAAATTGCTTGAAATTCAGCCGCCCAAGGATTGGTCCAAGTCCCGTGACGGAGGGCCGCGTAAAGCCATCAGGGAGGATGTGATGATCGGGTGA
- a CDS encoding hydrogenase iron-sulfur subunit — translation MGEFEPKIVAFCCHYUAYSAADLAGSMRLQYSPNIRIVEMPCSGTIDHRVLLQAFEDGADGVFVAGCMEGDCHFQKGNYRARKRVNAVKKLLDEIGVGGERLEMYNLSAAMGPRFAEIANEMTERIRRLGPNPLNKQSAGTTEKEGDVA, via the coding sequence GTGGGGGAATTTGAGCCTAAAATCGTAGCATTTTGCTGCCACTACTGAGCCTACTCCGCAGCGGACCTGGCAGGTTCGATGAGGCTCCAGTATTCTCCAAACATTCGCATTGTCGAAATGCCCTGCTCAGGCACTATCGATCACCGGGTGCTCCTGCAGGCCTTTGAAGATGGTGCCGACGGCGTGTTTGTTGCCGGCTGCATGGAAGGCGACTGTCACTTCCAAAAAGGAAACTATCGCGCCAGGAAACGGGTAAATGCGGTTAAAAAACTGCTCGATGAAATTGGAGTGGGTGGCGAACGCCTGGAAATGTACAACCTTTCGGCGGCCATGGGACCCCGTTTTGCGGAAATAGCCAACGAGATGACCGAACGTATCCGCCGCCTGGGCCCCAATCCCCTTAATAAACAAAGTGCTGGGACTACGGAGAAAGAAGGTGACGTGGCATGA